GATCACGTGTGGTTCCAGGAGTATCGGACACGATTGCCATGCGTTTTCCGTACAAACGGTTCAATAGTGTGGACTTTCCCACGTTATAGCGCCCGATAATAGCTACTACCGGTCTTGAGATACCAATAGCAGGTTGATTATATAAATTATCTTCTGACAATAGTTAAACCTCTTTGCTGTAATTGTGTGTTTATCATCCCCGGGTTTACCGCCTCTTCCCGTCTACTTTATCCTGCTGATCTCGGGCGCCAACTTGATAGAAGGAGGTTCTATTTCGATGCGGGCAACTCGTCTTAATGCAGCAATAAGGTCGCGAAACTGGTGTACAAATGTATTATACTCTACACCGAACTTTTGGTATTGTTCGAGCGATTCAATAGGTACATCCATTCGGTTGGCTATTTCGGCAAATTGCTCAATATATTCCTGGTACATATTAACCATTATCCAAAGTTCTTTAGCAGAAACCCTCAAATATGCGCTGTAGCGACGTGTCCGGTGGTCAGTTTCCTGGCGGGTATTGAAGCTGTCGCACCAGGTGTTGAAAACACGTTGTGCATTATCGCAGGAACGCGCCCATTCCCACAATTTGGTATTATCGGTACGGTAAAGGCTATTGATGATGGCAAATATTGATAGAGAAGATTCTCCCATAAAGCGCCGGTAAAAATAACCGGAAAGCTCCTTAAGACTCTCGGCGGATTCATCCAGCATTTTTTCTCTTGCTCCAACTGCCAGCAGGGCGATAAAAATGATTAGAACGCTGGCGATGCTGGCAATGAAGGCTTCAATAGGCCAATCGAGAAAATAGCCTGCCATTGCCAATGCGGCAATGAGTATAGCTGCCCATCCGCGGGTAATTACTGCTTTAATCGCGTTCATACCCTCTTCCTTTCCGGCTTTATCTGCCGATCGAAATCTCCAACCCTCCCAATAAATAGGCTATCACAGCGCCAGCAACGTGTGCCCGGTTCTCAGCCTGGTCAAATACCACCGAATGAGGCCCATCAAGGATGTCTCCGTTTATTTCTTCTCCGCGGTGGGCTGGCAGGCAATGCATCACGATAACTCTTTCCGGGGCATGGCATAAAAGCTCGGAATTAACCTGGTAACCATAAAAATCGTTCCTGCGTTTTTCTGCTTCTGTTTCTTGCCCCATACTGGTCCAGGTGTCTGTATAGATAACATCAGCTCCCTGCACTGCTTCAACTGGATTATCCAGGCACTCGATGTGGGCTCCAGATTGTATTGCATATGTGTAAGCCTGATCTGTGATATCAGGCTGGATTTCGTATCCTTTGGGAGCGGCAATAGAAAAATCAGCGCCCAGCATAGCTGATAACAGCATCAGGCTGTTGGCAACATTGTTGCCATCGCCAATATAGGCAATTTTAACGCCCTTGACAACACCTTTATGCTCCATTATCGTGAGCATATCAGCTAATGCCTGGCAGGGGTGTTCAAGATCAGAAAGAGCATTGATTACCGGAATTTCGGCAGTTTCAGCAAGCTCAATCAAACTGGAATGGCTGAATACCCTGGCTGCAATTATATCAACATAACGCTCGAGTACTCTGGCAACATCAGCAACCGGTTCTCGCTTGCCTAAACCCACCTCTGGTGGCGAGAGGTATATGGCTTTTCCGCCGAGGCGCATCATTGCAATTTCAAAGCTCACTCTCGTTCTTAGTGAAGGTTTTTCAAAAAGCAATGCCAATACTTTACCATGGGGTATCCCGTGAAATCTGCCAGTTTTAAATGCAAACGCATCATTTAGCAGGGTTCGGGCAGTTTCTGGAGTTAAATCAAGTACCGATAATAAATTCTTGCCGTTCAAGCGCGCCTCCGAACGAAATGTGGTTTACAGTATAACATAAACCATTTTTGCGTACAGCGAATTTGGCCACATTTAGGTACCCTCACAATTCAACTGAGTTCAAAAAACAACACATTGAAAATCTTACTCTGTTAATTCTTCAGTACTGCAGTTACATAGATAACTATTGAGCCTCCGCCCCAAGAATATATATCGTCTTGCTTATTGTAAATATCTATAATAAGCTCGTAGGTGAACGAGACAAGCCATTCTGTATCCGGATTTAACGTAACAGTTACGGAGCTGCTGTTTACTTGCTCTCCACCGTAGGACCAGTACATTTCCTTGAATACCGGTTCGTGATATTCGCTCCAGCTTTCGGGTTCTGCAAATCGGAGGTTGCTT
The Dehalococcoidales bacterium DNA segment above includes these coding regions:
- the argF gene encoding ornithine carbamoyltransferase, encoding MNGKNLLSVLDLTPETARTLLNDAFAFKTGRFHGIPHGKVLALLFEKPSLRTRVSFEIAMMRLGGKAIYLSPPEVGLGKREPVADVARVLERYVDIIAARVFSHSSLIELAETAEIPVINALSDLEHPCQALADMLTIMEHKGVVKGVKIAYIGDGNNVANSLMLLSAMLGADFSIAAPKGYEIQPDITDQAYTYAIQSGAHIECLDNPVEAVQGADVIYTDTWTSMGQETEAEKRRNDFYGYQVNSELLCHAPERVIVMHCLPAHRGEEINGDILDGPHSVVFDQAENRAHVAGAVIAYLLGGLEISIGR